Genomic window (Polaribacter batillariae):
TTGGAAATATTCAGACGGAACAGATTTAAGTGGAAATGTAGTTTTACCAAATGGAAAATCGGCAAATGCAGATGAAGACCAAGAACCAATTTCTGACGAAATTTACTACATTGTTGCAGATAAATGTACAGAATGTAAAGGTTTCCACGAAGAGCCACAATGTGCTGCAGTGTGTCCTGTAGATTGTTGTGTGCCAGATGAAGATAATGTAGAAACCGAAGAAGAGTTGTTAGCAAAGCAAAAATTTATGCATAACAGTTAAAATTTAAAATCTAAAGAGAATACTATTTAGATTGTAAACTTAATGTACAAAAAAAATCCGAAGCTAATTCCGGATTTTTTTTACTAATATTTTTGTAAATACTGCTGAATTATAGATCTGTTTTTCCAAAAAGAATTTTCGTACGTTTCTTTCGATAAATAAGTGGTTCTTTTTTTTAAATCTTCTTTTCTAAAAGGTTTTAGGGTGGAAGCTTCAATTATTGTAGGTGCTTTTAATAAGACTTCTGTGGTTTCAAAAATGTTTACTTCTACCTTAACATTAAACTTTACTTTGTTTCTTTCTTTTGTATTTTCTATAAACTTTATAGGTCTATTTACGTAAGCATATCTTGTTATGGCTCGATAATAATAAGCAGGGTAAATTTTTCCTAATTTATTTTTTTCGTAATATAAAGTAACTTCGTTTTCATTATCTGAATACTTAATTCCCAAAAGTAATTTTAAATTTAAATGCTCACCTCGTTTTCCGTCTGCAAATTTGTAAGCTATTTTTTTTACTGAAAAATCGGAAGCATCAATATAGATTTTACCGGCATATTTTGC
Coding sequences:
- a CDS encoding 4Fe-4S dicluster domain-containing protein; translation: MAIIITDECINCGACEPECPNTAIYEGADDWKYSDGTDLSGNVVLPNGKSANADEDQEPISDEIYYIVADKCTECKGFHEEPQCAAVCPVDCCVPDEDNVETEEELLAKQKFMHNS